The Sinomicrobium kalidii genome contains a region encoding:
- a CDS encoding glycosylase — MNKNRTYRTIILLFTGILAACTPKNQKKEITDEVMQEIYEEVRTPYKYGLVMVPPDNSLKMDCPSVFRKDGKWYMTYLMYDGRGYETWLAESDNLLHWKEKGKIMSFSDTTDWDVNQKAGYIALQDNEWGGSYAWEKYDGKYWMSYFGGDSRGYEAGILSIGMAYTEQSPTEVHEWKRLDKPVLTPKDRDVSWWDNSTMYKNSVIRDENRETGHRFIMYYNARGDSINPAHGAERIGMAVSDDMKNWERFGKDPVINHHKGISGDAYIQRINDVWVMFYFGAFWKDGAFNRFAVSNDLIHWKDWEGEDLISSSEDYDNRFAHKSFVVKHNGVVYHFYCAVNKKDQRGIAVATSRDMGESDMHFVTPDDE, encoded by the coding sequence ATGAATAAAAACAGAACATACCGGACAATAATCCTTCTTTTTACCGGGATATTGGCCGCCTGTACCCCGAAAAATCAGAAAAAGGAGATCACCGACGAGGTCATGCAGGAAATATACGAAGAGGTCAGAACGCCTTACAAATACGGTCTGGTCATGGTGCCGCCGGACAATTCGTTGAAAATGGATTGCCCGAGTGTTTTCAGAAAAGACGGTAAATGGTATATGACCTACCTGATGTATGATGGCCGGGGCTACGAAACCTGGCTGGCCGAAAGCGATAACCTGCTGCACTGGAAAGAAAAAGGAAAGATCATGTCCTTCTCCGATACCACCGACTGGGATGTCAACCAGAAAGCCGGGTACATCGCCCTTCAGGACAACGAATGGGGAGGCAGCTATGCCTGGGAAAAATACGACGGCAAATACTGGATGAGTTATTTCGGCGGGGACAGCCGGGGTTATGAAGCCGGGATATTGTCTATTGGCATGGCTTATACCGAACAGTCCCCGACGGAAGTACACGAATGGAAACGGCTCGACAAACCCGTACTTACCCCCAAAGACAGGGACGTAAGCTGGTGGGACAACAGCACCATGTACAAAAACTCCGTGATAAGGGATGAAAACAGGGAAACCGGGCATCGTTTCATCATGTACTACAATGCCCGCGGAGACAGTATTAACCCGGCACATGGCGCCGAACGTATCGGCATGGCGGTGTCTGACGATATGAAAAACTGGGAACGGTTCGGCAAGGACCCTGTCATCAATCATCATAAGGGAATTTCAGGCGACGCCTATATTCAGCGTATCAACGATGTGTGGGTGATGTTCTACTTCGGGGCCTTCTGGAAAGACGGCGCCTTTAACCGTTTTGCCGTCTCCAACGACCTGATCCACTGGAAGGACTGGGAAGGGGAAGACCTGATCAGTTCCTCCGAGGATTATGACAACCGCTTTGCGCATAAATCGTTCGTGGTAAAGCACAACGGCGTGGTGTACCATTTCTATTGCGCCGTCAACAAAAAGGACCAGCGGGGCATAGCAGTAGCCACTTCCAGAGACATGGGAGAAAGCGATATGCATTTTGTAACACCGGACGATGAATAA
- a CDS encoding glycoside hydrolase family 2 TIM barrel-domain containing protein — protein sequence MNKLFFHTVFFWLSGYCAWAQTVTGEPAGIPRPPDKFVNTPWEDPLVTSLNRDAARTTAYSYKTVEDALEGNREKSRLKMLNGQWDFNYAPNLGKAPREFYRTRISGWDKIEVPSNWELQGYDIPIYKSAVYPFRPVNPPFVPGDYNGVGSYQRTFTVPEDWKDHNITLHFGGVSSSFRVWLNGNFVGYGEDSFLPSEFNITPYLKEGENILSVQVLRWSDGSYLEDQDHWRMSGIQREVFLMAEPKIRIKDFFWQAELDEDYRDALFKLRPEIENLTGDSIKGYKLQVQLYDPEDRKVFARPMEKDVEDILNESYPRLDNVRFGMFEAEVNNPMKWSTGHPSLYTLLLILRNPSGEIEEVKSSKVGFRSVEFSKSNGKLLINGKETYVYGINRHDHHPVRGKALTRKDIEEDVKTIKQFNFNFIRTSHYPNDPYFYELCDRYGIMVMDEANLETHGLGGKLANDTRWLHAHMERLTRMVQRDKNHPSVVMWSLGNEAGNGPAYAAMAGWVHDFDLTRPVHYEPAQGNPAMDGYLPPGHPDYPKDHAHRIENPTDEPFVDMVSRFYPGLFTPKLLVDRKADTRPIIFVEYAHSMGNSTGNLKEMWDEFRSLPRVMGGCIWDFKDQGLLKTDSVSGKEFYAYGGDFGEKLHDGNFNINGIAASDGRPKAAMYECKWIFQPVGSRLADDLKIRVKNRHPDKSLETYIPVLQLLENGEQVWTKECKPFPLQAGKDTLLNMAPYLPELKEGPEYLLNISFRLSEDREWAPKGHEVASDQFVLKERNIPAMSGEENISPLQQNKTNRYFEIKGKDFQIKFSRQNGALTSYIFKGDEQITQPLLPHFTRPLTDNDRKGWKPHEKLRPWYEAVPELKKVNIREENKSKIKVSSRYDIIKGKAEAEVTYTVNGNGTIRVDYRLKASKDLPNIPKIGMQTGINRAYDLVSWYGKGPLENYIDRNHGFRIGRYSLPLEEFTEPYVMPQENGNRTDVRWMAFTPPEKEKGILIMAREKPLSMSAWPYTEKNIDEARHTHELKNAGFLTVNIDLKQMGIGGNDSWSDVGQPLEKYQIPSGDYHYSYYIVPFTGEFDTVLQRFE from the coding sequence ATGAATAAATTGTTTTTCCATACCGTATTTTTCTGGCTTTCCGGGTATTGTGCATGGGCACAAACGGTAACGGGCGAACCTGCGGGAATACCCAGGCCACCGGACAAATTTGTTAACACGCCCTGGGAAGACCCATTGGTGACCAGCCTGAACAGGGATGCTGCCCGTACCACGGCCTATTCCTATAAAACAGTAGAAGACGCCCTGGAAGGAAACCGGGAAAAAAGCCGCCTGAAAATGCTCAACGGGCAGTGGGATTTCAACTATGCCCCAAACCTCGGGAAAGCACCCCGGGAATTTTACAGGACACGGATAAGCGGATGGGATAAGATCGAAGTACCGTCCAACTGGGAACTGCAGGGATACGACATTCCCATTTACAAAAGTGCCGTATATCCCTTTCGTCCCGTAAACCCGCCCTTTGTTCCCGGAGATTATAACGGCGTAGGATCGTACCAAAGAACATTTACCGTTCCGGAAGACTGGAAGGATCACAATATCACGCTGCATTTCGGCGGGGTCAGCTCGTCATTCCGGGTATGGCTTAACGGGAATTTTGTAGGCTATGGGGAAGACAGTTTTCTGCCGTCGGAATTCAATATAACACCCTATCTGAAAGAGGGCGAAAATATCCTTTCCGTACAGGTGCTGCGCTGGAGTGACGGCTCCTATCTCGAAGACCAGGACCACTGGAGGATGAGCGGCATACAGCGCGAAGTATTCCTGATGGCCGAACCTAAAATAAGAATAAAGGATTTTTTCTGGCAGGCGGAATTGGACGAAGACTATCGCGATGCCCTCTTTAAACTGCGCCCTGAAATAGAAAACCTTACGGGTGACAGTATAAAAGGGTATAAATTACAGGTGCAGCTTTATGACCCCGAGGACCGTAAGGTTTTTGCCCGGCCGATGGAAAAGGATGTGGAGGATATCCTCAACGAAAGCTATCCCAGGCTGGACAATGTCAGATTCGGAATGTTCGAAGCGGAGGTAAACAACCCGATGAAGTGGAGTACCGGACATCCCAGCCTGTACACCCTGCTGCTGATCCTCCGGAATCCGTCCGGGGAGATCGAAGAGGTCAAAAGCAGTAAAGTAGGCTTCCGGTCGGTGGAGTTTTCCAAATCAAACGGCAAACTGCTTATCAATGGTAAGGAGACCTATGTATACGGCATAAACCGCCACGATCATCACCCGGTACGCGGAAAGGCGCTCACACGAAAAGATATTGAAGAAGACGTAAAGACCATAAAACAGTTCAATTTTAACTTTATCCGAACCAGTCATTACCCCAATGATCCGTATTTCTACGAACTGTGCGACCGTTACGGCATCATGGTGATGGACGAAGCCAACCTGGAAACCCACGGACTGGGCGGAAAACTGGCCAACGATACCCGCTGGCTGCATGCCCACATGGAACGCCTCACCCGTATGGTACAGCGCGATAAGAACCACCCTTCCGTAGTGATGTGGAGCCTGGGCAACGAAGCCGGGAACGGCCCTGCCTATGCCGCGATGGCCGGCTGGGTACACGATTTTGACCTTACGCGCCCCGTACATTACGAACCCGCACAAGGCAACCCGGCTATGGACGGATATCTGCCCCCCGGTCATCCCGATTATCCGAAAGATCACGCGCACAGAATAGAGAATCCCACCGACGAACCTTTTGTAGACATGGTAAGCCGGTTCTATCCCGGGCTGTTCACGCCCAAACTGCTGGTTGACCGGAAAGCAGACACCCGGCCGATCATTTTTGTGGAATACGCCCATTCCATGGGGAACTCCACCGGGAACCTGAAGGAGATGTGGGACGAGTTCCGGTCCTTACCGAGGGTCATGGGCGGATGTATCTGGGACTTCAAGGACCAGGGTCTGCTGAAAACCGATTCCGTAAGCGGGAAGGAGTTCTATGCCTACGGGGGCGATTTCGGTGAAAAGCTGCACGACGGGAATTTCAATATCAACGGTATTGCCGCCTCCGACGGCAGGCCCAAAGCAGCCATGTACGAATGCAAATGGATCTTTCAGCCCGTAGGGAGCCGGCTTGCGGACGATTTAAAGATCCGGGTTAAAAACCGCCACCCGGATAAATCGCTGGAAACATATATCCCCGTGCTGCAACTCCTGGAAAACGGAGAACAGGTATGGACAAAAGAATGTAAACCCTTCCCCCTGCAGGCCGGGAAAGACACGCTTTTGAACATGGCTCCCTACCTGCCCGAATTAAAAGAGGGTCCCGAATACCTTCTGAATATCTCCTTCCGGCTTTCCGAAGACCGGGAATGGGCCCCGAAAGGCCATGAAGTGGCCTCCGACCAGTTTGTACTCAAAGAACGTAATATCCCGGCAATGTCCGGAGAGGAAAATATTTCTCCCCTCCAACAAAACAAGACCAATCGCTATTTTGAGATAAAGGGCAAAGATTTCCAAATAAAATTCAGCAGGCAGAACGGAGCCTTGACCTCATATATTTTTAAGGGAGATGAGCAGATAACCCAACCGCTGTTGCCGCATTTTACACGTCCGCTGACCGACAATGACCGCAAAGGCTGGAAACCGCACGAAAAATTAAGACCCTGGTACGAAGCCGTCCCCGAACTGAAAAAAGTAAATATCCGGGAGGAAAACAAAAGTAAAATAAAGGTCAGTAGCCGTTACGATATCATTAAGGGAAAGGCCGAAGCAGAAGTGACCTATACCGTAAACGGCAATGGCACGATCCGCGTCGATTATCGGTTGAAAGCCTCAAAAGATTTACCGAATATCCCCAAAATAGGGATGCAGACAGGGATAAACCGGGCTTACGACCTGGTTTCCTGGTATGGAAAAGGCCCCCTGGAAAATTATATCGACCGCAATCACGGTTTTCGCATAGGGCGGTATTCCCTTCCCCTGGAAGAATTTACGGAACCCTATGTCATGCCCCAGGAAAACGGCAACCGTACCGATGTCCGGTGGATGGCATTTACACCCCCGGAAAAAGAGAAGGGAATACTGATAATGGCCCGTGAAAAACCACTCAGCATGAGTGCCTGGCCCTACACCGAAAAGAACATTGATGAAGCCAGGCACACCCATGAATTGAAAAACGCCGGATTTTTAACGGTAAATATAGACCTGAAACAAATGGGAATAGGCGGCAACGACAGCTGGTCAGATGTAGGCCAACCCCTGGAAAAATACCAGATCCCTTCCGGGGATTACCATTACAGCTATTACATTGTCCCGTTTACGGGAGAATTCGACACCGTATTACAACGATTCGAATAA